A stretch of DNA from Bacillota bacterium:
ATCTGGAGCCTCCCACGCCTCCGCCGGTAGAGCCGCAACCCGAAGCCATCCCCCTGCAGGTGCTTTACGAGGACGAGCATCTCGCGGTGGTGAACAAGCCGCGGGGTATGGTGACACATCCCGCGCCCGGCGCAGAGAACGGGACGTTGGTGAATGCCGCTCTGGCGCGTTTCGGGAGCCTGTCTACGATTGGCGCACCGGAGCGACCCGGTATCGTGCACCGGCTGGACAAAGATACCACCGGCTTAATCCTGATTGCCCGTACCGACCTTGCCCATCGTGCGCTTGCCGAGCAGATTCAGCAGAGACTGGTCGAGCGTCGTTATCTTGCGCTGGTGTGGGGTGTGCCGCGATTCCAGCGCGCGCTGGTAGATGCTCCCATCGGACGCAGTGAGAGCGACCGCACCCGCATGAGCGTGAAGGCACCACTGCATGACCCCAGTGCCCGTCCCGCCGTGACGGAGTTCGCACTCCTCGAAAGTCTGGGAGTATGCGCCCTGCTGGAGGCGCGATTACATACCGGCAGAACCCATCAGGTGCGCGTGCACGCGGCGTATGCGGGGCATCCGGTGGTGGGAGACCCCGTTTATGGCGCGGGGCGTTCCGCCACACAGTACGGTTGGAGAAAGGCAGATGCCCGTTCGCTGGAGGAACTGATCGGGCGGATGGGTGGGCAGGCACTGCACGCTTACCGCCTGACCTTTGCCCATCCGGTGACGCGGCAGGAGATGACCTTCACTTGTGAACCACCCGAAGATATGCAGGCGATTATCGAATGGCTGAGAGGGAAAAAGGAGGATGCACGTGAGTAATCTGCATGTGGTGAACCATCCGCTGGCACAGCATCTGTTGACCCAACTGCGTAATAGGCACACTCCTCCCGAAGTCTTCCGTTCCCTGACCCGCAAGCTGACCACCATACTCGTCATCGAAGCCACCCGCGACCTTCCCACCGAAAGCGTCACGGTGGAAACGCCACTAGAGGAAGCGCAGGGCACGGTGCTGGCGGCGAAGCTGGTGGTCGTACCTATCCTGCGGGCGGGGCTGGGAATGCTGGAAGCAGTAGCCGACCTCTTTCCCGACGTATCAGTGGGCTACATCGGCATGGAGCGTGACCATACCACCGCTATTGCCAACTCCTACTACCTGAAACTGCCGCCAGTGGAGGGTCGCACGGTCTTGCTCATCGACCCCATGCTGGCGACAGGCGGTTCGGTGGACCAGGCGCTGGCGGCGATACGCAGTCGCGGCGCGGGCAGGATGGTTTTGATATGCGTTGTGGCGGCGCCAGAGGGAGTCGACCGCATCTACCGCAACCATCCGGACGTGCCCATCTATACCGCTGCGCTGGACCGGGAACTCAACGCTGCCAAATACATCTTGCCCGGCATCGGCGACTTCGGAGACAGGCTGTATGGGACGTGACTTTGCGTCGTCTAAAGCCTGCGGCTAAATGATTTTTTCGAATATCCCCGCTCGAAAGCTTGACAAAATAACGCGTGGTCTCCTATAATTATTTAGGAGTACGAAATATGTCGGCCTTTAATCCAAGACATCGAGACACCCTTGCGGGGCAGATTAGTATAGCACTGTATCGCATTAGCCAGGCGATGGGTTTTCTGCTCCGCGAGCGAGGGCTGCAGCTGGACCTGACGCCCGCGCAGATACAGGCGTTGCTCTTTCTGAAATACGCGCGTCCTGGGGTGCGAACAATAGGCGGTCTGAGCGAGCGGTTGAAGGTCGCCTATGCAACGTCCAGCAGTGTTGCGGACGCTCTCGAACGCAAAGGCTTGCTAAAGCGCAGTGTTGTGCCGGAGGACCTGCGGGTGGTTAAGCTGGCGTTGACCCCCGCAGGTGAGGAGCGGGTAGCACAGGTTGAGGGCGTGCTGGATGTGATTGAGGCAGCAGTGAACCACCTGCCAGAGGAGGAGCAATCATCTTTGGCACACGCACTGAAGATAATCGTCCGTGAGTTGCACGGCGCTGGTTATGTTCGTGTGTACGAAATGTGTCGGGGATGCCAGTTCTTCCGGAAGGATGCTCATCCCGAGAATCCGCAGGAGCCCCATCACTGCGCGTTCATGGATGCGCCCCTGCGCGAGGCGGACACCTATCTGGAATGTCCGGAGTTTGCACCAGCAAACGAGTAAGGCGGAAAGCGCGTGTGCGCTTGACGACATAACATCACAAGGAGGGAGGATGAATGAACCACATTCCTGGTTACACGTATGGGACGTCTCAGGTCGCGCCGTCTCCCCTGACGCTGGAAGACCTGGACAACCTGAAGAAGGCGGTGCTCTTCACCGAAGAGGACGAGCGTTATCTGCGCATGGCAGGTGAAGTACTGGCTGACCAGGTCGAGGACATTCTGGACGTGTGGTACGGGTTTGTCGGCTCGCACCCGCATCTGGTGTATTACTTCACGGATGGCAAAGGCAACGCCAACGCAGAGTATCTGGCAGCCGTGCGCAAGCGGTTTGGGCAGTGGATACTGGACACCTGCAACCGCCCGTACGACAGGAACTGGCTCGACTACGCACACGAGATCGGCTTGCGCCACCACCGCACTAAGAAAAACAAGACCGACGGTGTGAACTCCGTGCCGGTGGTCAGCTACCGATACATGGTGGCTTTTATTTATCCCATCACCGCAACCATCAAGCCTTTCCTTGCCAAAAAGGGGCACTCTGCGGATGAAGTAGAGAAGATGCATCAGGCTTGGTTCAAGTCGGTAGTGCTACAGGTCGCACTGTGGAGTGCCCCATATGTCCCAGGTGAGGACTTCTAAACGGAGCGCAACCCTCTCATACGCATACAAGCCAGGTTCACCACAGGGGAACCTGGCTTTTTCTATCATGGGTTACACAACCGAGAAAGTAATGGCAAAACTCCACGTCGGACAGGCAATGCAAGCGACATTTCTGTGTCACAAAAATTGCGAGAAAAGCCTCTCAGGAACCCGTCGAGGTGTGGGTACCGCGTAGCAAATGACTGAACCATTGCCTGTCCCTCCATCATGGTTCCCTGTCAGGGTAGTGGTTCCCGCCTCCTCGCACAGAAACATTACTGTGTCGCTCAGAACACCCTGCCAATCTGCAGCAGCCACCGGTTTGTGCGCTCGTCACGGCTGATGTCGTGCTGCCAGCTGATGCCCAATGAATACCCTTCGTGCAGCAACCAGTGCAGATGAGCCTTCCACGTTTTGCCGACGGGCACTTCAGGGCTCGCATTGGCGCGGCGGGTGTTGACATGTTCAAGTGCCAGGTAGGTGCGGCTGGCGATGGGCAGGTCCAGTCTCAGCCACAGCATATCACGGTTTGTACCCACCGGATGTCCCAGCACGGCATCGCGGTATACCCAGCGGTTTGCGGGGTTCTTGTAGTTGTACACTCCGCCTCCGGGGTCTCCGTCGGTGTGAGCCGCCTCGATGGCGAACTGGCCGTTGCCGGGGAGGAGCACATGGTAGCCAACCAGTACACCTGATTTGCGCGGCGTCGTGTAGCGGAAGCGGGTGAGCCAGCGCGGCGCCTGAGCGTCATCCAGCAGTAGATGGAAATAGAACTTCTGGTCGTTGGAGCGATATTGCACCTGTACCTCCGCCATGTAGTTGAACCAGTCGTCGTTGCGGTTATACAGTTGCCACGTGTAGATGTGTTGATAAAGGTAAAAGGGCAGGATGAAGGCAGTCACACTGTATGGCAGCTTGCTGGCTTTGAAAGCTTCCGCCAGCGAGATTTCCCATTGGGGCGAGAGTTCGCGACGCAGGCGTCGCGCCATCAGGTACCTGCGTTCGCCGTCTTCGGTAAAGGCGGTGGCTATTTGCTCGTAACGCCACGTCCGGAGGCGTCGTCCGAGATGCCAGGTAGTGCGGTAGTCCACGTGAAAGATCGGCGGGGGATTATCAGAGAGCAACATGGCACCCGAATAGCCACCCCCCCAGCGAATCGGCGACTGCCCGACGCGCCACTCGCCCAGCGGGGTGTACAACCGTAGCTGAGCCGTATACGCCCAGGGCATCAGCGAGCGCTGCTCGACGAGAGAACGGGTGGTATCGGCAACGAACACCAAATCGGCATCCCTAGCCAGGCTGTAAATCCCAGAAAATCGCCACGCGAGGCGCGGCTCGCTTTCGGCGGTAAGCACAGCGAGTGCGGAGAGGGAATGTGCTTTTGGAGCTTGCTGCCCGAGCAGGAGCCTGCGAATGGCGGTTGCCGGTGCGTTATCGCTTTGCGCGGACAGGCGCAGCAGGTCGTCTTCGCTCCACACGCGCTGCGTCAGCGGGGCGAGTCGGACGGACCCACCCAGCGCGGAGGCAATCAGGTCGTTCTCCGGTGCGTGGAGTGGGGCGATGTCTTGTGCCCACACGAAGGGCAACGTCCAAAGCGCGATGAAACAGCAGCTTAGTAGCGTGCGCATATCAGAATCTTTCTGCCAGTTTGTCCACAATCCTCTCCGCGATGGCGAGCGACGCGGTTGCAGCGGGGGAGGGCGCGTTCACGACGTGAACCGTACGAGCGGTATCCACCCACAGGAAGTCATCCACGAGACGCCCAAACCGGTCCACCGCCTGAGCGCGTACACCCGCGGGCGCGGGGCGCAGGTGTTCCGCTCGCACGTCCGGTACAAGCCGCTGCAATGCGTGGACAAACGCTTTCTTGCTCAATGAACGCCACATTTCACCCAGTCCGGTACGCCAGTAACGCCATGCCAGTCGCAAGAAGCCGGGGTAGGTTAGCGTCTGCCACAGTTCCCGCAGGTTGATGTTCGTTTTCCTGTAGCCTTCTCGGGCGAATGCAAGCACCGCGTTGGGTCCGCATTCCACTTCGCCGGTGATGGTACGCGTGAAATGCACGCCCAGGAAAGGAAAACGCGGGTCGGGCGCGGGGTAGATGAGGTTTCGGCACAGGAAGCGGGCTTCCTCTGTTAACAGGAAGTACTCTCCGCGGAAGGGCACGATTCGGGCTGGGGGAACGACGCCACTGGCGCTCGCGAGATCATCGGAATACAGCCCGGCGCAGTTCACCAGATAGCGCGCGGTGAAGTCACCCTGCGTGGTGTGGACAACCACTTCTGTGGACGTTTCGCGGATACCGAGAACCCGTACGCCCGTAAGCACTTCACCGTGTTCTTCGCAAATACGTTGAGCCAGCCGTTCGCATACTGCGCGGAAGTCGACGATGCCTGCTTCCGGCACGTAAATCGCACTGATGCCCGCTGCATGGGGTTCCAGTTCGCGAAGACGTTCTGCGCTGATTATTTCGCACTGCACGCCGTTTGCCTGTCCCCTTTCCAGCAGCATGTGCAGGGTGGGGATTTCTCGCTCGTACGCGGCGACGATGACCTTCCCGCAGATTTCATAGGGGATGGATTCGCGCTCACAAAACGCCTGCATCAGCGCCTTGCCGCGGCGACAGGTCTGCGCCTTGACGCTGCCGGGCTTGTAGTAAATGCCGGAATGCAGCACTCCGGAGTTACGCCCCGACTGGTGCATGGCAAGGCGTAACTCTTTTTCCAGCACGATCACGTGCTTTTGTGGATAACGGAGGCTCAGCTGGTAGGCGGTTGCCAGCCCAACGATACCACCGCCCACGACGAGCACATCACTCGACTTCATGGGACACGAGCACACGGCTGCTGGACACGTCGTTGACCAGTGCGTATGCCCAGCCGTTCTGAGGGCGGAGCCCGCGCAGGGCCTGCTCTTCTCTCAAAAACTTCACATTGCTGTATCGGGCGTCGCGGTAGTCGGCTATCACTCCGCTGTGCAAGGCGTCAATGACCTGCCGAATCCCTTCCTCCAGGGTCCACTTCGGTTTGAAACCGAGGGTGCGTCGGATTTTGCCGAAGCTCACGCGGTAGTTGCGCCGGTCGCCGTCGGATCCCATGTGGATAATCTCCGCTGTCGGTACCAGCCGCTGGATGGTCTCTCCCACCTGCTGGAGGGTAAAGTTCTGCTCGTCCGAGCCGACGTTGAACACCTGGTTGCGCACCTGTGAGACAGGTGCTTCCAGTACCTTTACAATCGCCGCAGCGGCATCGTCCACGTGCAGGAACGGTCTCCACTGGTCGGCACCATAGAGGGTGATTTTGCCCTCCGTCACCGCTTTGGCGGTCAGCAAGTTCACCACCAGATCGAAGCGGATGCGTCCGGACAAGCCGTAGATGGTGCCGAAGCGCAGGATAACCGGGGCGAACTGCGGTGATGCCAGGCTAAGCAGCACGCGCTCAGAGGCGATTTTGCTGCGCGCATAAAGCGATACCGGATTGAGAGCGGAACGCTCATCCAGTACTTCGTCGCTCGCCCCGTAAACCGAACAGGTGCTGGCGAAGATGAAACGGCTGACGCTAAACCCCTTGGCGATTTCGGCGATGAAGCGGGTGGCTATCAAATTGACCTCAATGGTCAGTTCCTCATCGATAGCGCATGCAGGATCGCCGACGATAGCGCCGAGATGCACTACGGCGTCCATATCCCGCATACTCTCCACCACTTTATCTATCTGCCGAAAATCCGCTTTCACAATCTCCAGCCGCGGATAGTGGGCGAAAGGCTTAATCGGTTCTTCTCCATAAAGGAAGATATCCAGAAGGCGCACCTGGTAGCCTTTTTCCAGCAACTTCGGTATCAGGGCGGAACCGATGTAACCTGCCCCGCCAATGACCAGCACGTTGCGGATGGGGCGGTCTGGTGGAGGCGTACCGAGATACCGCTTTTCGACAGCGGAGAGCACCTTCCACAACCGGGGACCGAGCCGGACAGAGAGTAACAGGGCGAGCGTCAGTCCCCAGGACATCAGGTAGACCGAGCGATACAAGGATGGCAGGGAAGGTGCCAGATAGTTGGCAAGAAGCATCAGCAAGTACGCCACAGACACTGCCTGAGCAATCACAATGGCTTTGTACCGCCCCTGATACAATCGGCTGTGGGTATAAAAGCCGCTCAGTGCGAATACCAGTAGCGAAAGGGGTGTCAACATGCTGGTGGAACGCAGGTAGATACCCACATGCTCCTGCAGTGCGGCAGGAGCATCACTGACCACCGCCTTGATACCCACCACCCACAGGTAGTGCACCAGCAGCGAAATCACCAGTGACAGGTTCACCAGCAGGGCGTCGGCAGTTGCGCGCAACAACATCCCCATACCTACACGGCCACGCTTTGCCAATGTCATAACCCTCCTCGCTTACATCCTGGTAGTGCAGGCAAACCAAATAAGTAAGATTATCGGCTACCTGTAAACATTACTTTATGGACTGCATCCGCGATTTCCTGCACATCCGTTTCACTCAGCGTGGGGTGCACCAGAAAAGCGAGCGAGGTCTCGCCGAGCTGTTTGGCGACGGGGAGCCGATGTGCTGGCGACAGTCCTGCGTTGTGGAACGATTTCTCCAGATACACCTCGCTGCAGCTGCCCACTGTGCACGGGATGCCCATCTGGTTCAGTTCCACCATAATACGGTCGCGGCTCCAGTCCGGTTTGAGCCTTTCCGGACGCACGTACACGTAATAGCGGTAGTAGGCGTGCTGAATGTAGGCAGGGGGTACGGTCACCCGCAGCGCGGGCAGTTGCTGGAACCGCTCAGTGAGAATTTGGGCATAACGCCTGCGTGTGGCTACCCACTCGGGTACTTTGCGCAGCACCACGCGCCCGATGGCCGCCTGCATCTCGGTCATGCGCCAGTTGGTGCCGAACGACTCATGTAGCCAGCGGAAGCCCGGAGGGTGTTGCCGGTGATACACCGCTTCGTAGCTCTTGCCATGGTCCTTGTACGACCATGCCTTTTCCCATATGCGCTCGTCGTTAGTGGTGAGCATTCCCCCTTCGCCGCCGGTGGTCATGATTTTATCCTGACAGAACGACCATACGGCGACGTGCCCCATGCTGCCGACGGGACGCCCCTTGTAGGTTGCGCCATGTGCTTGCGCGCAGTCCTCGACCACCCACAGGTCGTTTTCCCGTGCCAGCTGCATTAACTCGTCCATTTCGCAGGGCCAGCCCCCAAGGTGAACGGCGATAATCGCCTTCGTGCGGGGAGTCAGCACCGCCCGCACCGTTTCGGCAGTGATGTTGCCGCTATCGGGGTCTACATCGGCGAAAACGGGTTTCGCGCCCACAAGCACTACCGAGCTGGCGGAAGCCACAAAGGTGCGACTGGTGACCACCACCTCATCGCTCTCGCCGATTCCTAAAGCGAGCAGTGCCAGCTCCAGCGCCACACTGCCATTTGCCAGAGCGACTGCGTAGCGACAGCCCGCAAATTGTGCGAACTCCTGTTCGAATAGCCGCCCTTCCTGACCCGTCCAGTAGTTCACCTTGCCGGAACGCAGTACGCGCACCGCCGCTTGGATCTCGTCTTCTGCGAAGTAGGGCCAGGGTGCGACCCCCCCCGTCGTTTTATGCTCAGCTTGTCGAGTCGCTGTAGTTGCCATTTGTTTCTCCTCGCAGGTGTCGTTTGATGACTCTGGCAGGTACGCCGACGGCGGTGACATGGTCGGGAATCGGTTTGGTGACAACCGATCCTGCGCCGACGGTAGACCACTTCCCGATTTGCAAACACTGGATGACGTTGCATCCCATCCCGATGAAAGTGCCTTCCCCAACTTCCACTCTGCCCGCTAGGTGCGCGCCCGGTGCAATATGCGCGTAGTCTCCCACCACGCACTCATGGTCGATGGTTGCGGCGGTGTTTACGATGACATGGTCTCCGATTCGCGCCTCCGGCTGGATGACCGCACCTGCAAACACCACCGTTCCCGCCCCGAGCCGCACGGAGGAATGCACCCACGCATGGGGGTGCACCACCGTAAGCCATTCGATACCCCGTATTTTTATGGACAATCGACGACGGATGTCGTTATCACCAATTGCGATAACCGCTCTGAGAATGCCATCCTCTGCGATGCGCTCTACCGGACCGCGAACAGGCACTCCCATCATCTCGGTGCCCCATTTATCGGGAGAGTCGTCATACACGACGAACGTCGCATACCCCATTGCCTGTAGAGTGGCAAGCACCACTTTGCCATGTCCGCCTGCGCCGATAACAGCTATGGGTTTGTTGTCGCGCACCGCTCAGGGATTCTCCTGTGTGGTATTGCCGGTAAAGACGGGCATTGTGGCGGAGCCTTCCGCGCTGATGCCTTCCCGTTTGAGCACCTTCCAGATGGTTAACAGCAGAATCTTCAGGTCCAGCCACAGGTTCCAGTTATCCACATACCATACATCGAGCCGAAACTTCTCCTCCCAGCTCAGCGCGTTGCGTCCGTTGACCTGTGCCCAGCCGGTGATGCCCGGCTTGACTTCGTGCCGTCGCGCCTGCTCGGGCGAGTAGCGAGGCAGATACTCCATGAGCAGTGGGCGCGGCCCCACCAGGCTCATGTCCCCCTTCAACACGTTGAACAGCTCC
This window harbors:
- a CDS encoding RluA family pseudouridine synthase, translating into MEASSNSLLYHATSTEEGVRLDVFLAQRLPDVSRAQIQRWIEAGYVELNGKIARPNMRLKAGDEVYLEPPTPPPVEPQPEAIPLQVLYEDEHLAVVNKPRGMVTHPAPGAENGTLVNAALARFGSLSTIGAPERPGIVHRLDKDTTGLILIARTDLAHRALAEQIQQRLVERRYLALVWGVPRFQRALVDAPIGRSESDRTRMSVKAPLHDPSARPAVTEFALLESLGVCALLEARLHTGRTHQVRVHAAYAGHPVVGDPVYGAGRSATQYGWRKADARSLEELIGRMGGQALHAYRLTFAHPVTRQEMTFTCEPPEDMQAIIEWLRGKKEDARE
- the upp gene encoding uracil phosphoribosyltransferase codes for the protein MHVSNLHVVNHPLAQHLLTQLRNRHTPPEVFRSLTRKLTTILVIEATRDLPTESVTVETPLEEAQGTVLAAKLVVVPILRAGLGMLEAVADLFPDVSVGYIGMERDHTTAIANSYYLKLPPVEGRTVLLIDPMLATGGSVDQALAAIRSRGAGRMVLICVVAAPEGVDRIYRNHPDVPIYTAALDRELNAAKYILPGIGDFGDRLYGT
- a CDS encoding MarR family winged helix-turn-helix transcriptional regulator; translation: MSAFNPRHRDTLAGQISIALYRISQAMGFLLRERGLQLDLTPAQIQALLFLKYARPGVRTIGGLSERLKVAYATSSSVADALERKGLLKRSVVPEDLRVVKLALTPAGEERVAQVEGVLDVIEAAVNHLPEEEQSSLAHALKIIVRELHGAGYVRVYEMCRGCQFFRKDAHPENPQEPHHCAFMDAPLREADTYLECPEFAPANE
- a CDS encoding protogloblin ApPgb gives rise to the protein MNHIPGYTYGTSQVAPSPLTLEDLDNLKKAVLFTEEDERYLRMAGEVLADQVEDILDVWYGFVGSHPHLVYYFTDGKGNANAEYLAAVRKRFGQWILDTCNRPYDRNWLDYAHEIGLRHHRTKKNKTDGVNSVPVVSYRYMVAFIYPITATIKPFLAKKGHSADEVEKMHQAWFKSVVLQVALWSAPYVPGEDF
- a CDS encoding capsule assembly Wzi family protein, whose product is MRTLLSCCFIALWTLPFVWAQDIAPLHAPENDLIASALGGSVRLAPLTQRVWSEDDLLRLSAQSDNAPATAIRRLLLGQQAPKAHSLSALAVLTAESEPRLAWRFSGIYSLARDADLVFVADTTRSLVEQRSLMPWAYTAQLRLYTPLGEWRVGQSPIRWGGGYSGAMLLSDNPPPIFHVDYRTTWHLGRRLRTWRYEQIATAFTEDGERRYLMARRLRRELSPQWEISLAEAFKASKLPYSVTAFILPFYLYQHIYTWQLYNRNDDWFNYMAEVQVQYRSNDQKFYFHLLLDDAQAPRWLTRFRYTTPRKSGVLVGYHVLLPGNGQFAIEAAHTDGDPGGGVYNYKNPANRWVYRDAVLGHPVGTNRDMLWLRLDLPIASRTYLALEHVNTRRANASPEVPVGKTWKAHLHWLLHEGYSLGISWQHDISRDERTNRWLLQIGRVF
- the lhgO gene encoding L-2-hydroxyglutarate oxidase; the encoded protein is MKSSDVLVVGGGIVGLATAYQLSLRYPQKHVIVLEKELRLAMHQSGRNSGVLHSGIYYKPGSVKAQTCRRGKALMQAFCERESIPYEICGKVIVAAYEREIPTLHMLLERGQANGVQCEIISAERLRELEPHAAGISAIYVPEAGIVDFRAVCERLAQRICEEHGEVLTGVRVLGIRETSTEVVVHTTQGDFTARYLVNCAGLYSDDLASASGVVPPARIVPFRGEYFLLTEEARFLCRNLIYPAPDPRFPFLGVHFTRTITGEVECGPNAVLAFAREGYRKTNINLRELWQTLTYPGFLRLAWRYWRTGLGEMWRSLSKKAFVHALQRLVPDVRAEHLRPAPAGVRAQAVDRFGRLVDDFLWVDTARTVHVVNAPSPAATASLAIAERIVDKLAERF
- a CDS encoding NAD(P)-dependent oxidoreductase, whose protein sequence is MLLRATADALLVNLSLVISLLVHYLWVVGIKAVVSDAPAALQEHVGIYLRSTSMLTPLSLLVFALSGFYTHSRLYQGRYKAIVIAQAVSVAYLLMLLANYLAPSLPSLYRSVYLMSWGLTLALLLSVRLGPRLWKVLSAVEKRYLGTPPPDRPIRNVLVIGGAGYIGSALIPKLLEKGYQVRLLDIFLYGEEPIKPFAHYPRLEIVKADFRQIDKVVESMRDMDAVVHLGAIVGDPACAIDEELTIEVNLIATRFIAEIAKGFSVSRFIFASTCSVYGASDEVLDERSALNPVSLYARSKIASERVLLSLASPQFAPVILRFGTIYGLSGRIRFDLVVNLLTAKAVTEGKITLYGADQWRPFLHVDDAAAAIVKVLEAPVSQVRNQVFNVGSDEQNFTLQQVGETIQRLVPTAEIIHMGSDGDRRNYRVSFGKIRRTLGFKPKWTLEEGIRQVIDALHSGVIADYRDARYSNVKFLREEQALRGLRPQNGWAYALVNDVSSSRVLVSHEVE
- a CDS encoding DegT/DnrJ/EryC1/StrS aminotransferase family protein, whose product is MATTATRQAEHKTTGGVAPWPYFAEDEIQAAVRVLRSGKVNYWTGQEGRLFEQEFAQFAGCRYAVALANGSVALELALLALGIGESDEVVVTSRTFVASASSVVLVGAKPVFADVDPDSGNITAETVRAVLTPRTKAIIAVHLGGWPCEMDELMQLARENDLWVVEDCAQAHGATYKGRPVGSMGHVAVWSFCQDKIMTTGGEGGMLTTNDERIWEKAWSYKDHGKSYEAVYHRQHPPGFRWLHESFGTNWRMTEMQAAIGRVVLRKVPEWVATRRRYAQILTERFQQLPALRVTVPPAYIQHAYYRYYVYVRPERLKPDWSRDRIMVELNQMGIPCTVGSCSEVYLEKSFHNAGLSPAHRLPVAKQLGETSLAFLVHPTLSETDVQEIADAVHKVMFTGSR
- a CDS encoding acetyltransferase, with product MRDNKPIAVIGAGGHGKVVLATLQAMGYATFVVYDDSPDKWGTEMMGVPVRGPVERIAEDGILRAVIAIGDNDIRRRLSIKIRGIEWLTVVHPHAWVHSSVRLGAGTVVFAGAVIQPEARIGDHVIVNTAATIDHECVVGDYAHIAPGAHLAGRVEVGEGTFIGMGCNVIQCLQIGKWSTVGAGSVVTKPIPDHVTAVGVPARVIKRHLRGETNGNYSDSTS
- a CDS encoding sugar transferase, producing the protein MRSQAIKRVIDIVGAAAGIILFAPVMLVVALLVLLTMGRPVLFRQQRPGLGGKPFTLYKFRTMRDARTPSGELLADELRLTTFGKWLRSTSLDELPELFNVLKGDMSLVGPRPLLMEYLPRYSPEQARRHEVKPGITGWAQVNGRNALSWEEKFRLDVWYVDNWNLWLDLKILLLTIWKVLKREGISAEGSATMPVFTGNTTQENP